In Sphingobacterium sp. SRCM116780, the genomic stretch AGTTTTATTTGATCGGGATCTAGTCCCAGATATTTACATACCTCATCTAGACTTATTAGCTGATGAGCTTCTTTACTGTATTTCTTTTTGATGGCGTTGTAGATGCGTAGGCTCTGACGGTAGCTCTTACCAGTGATCCTTGCGATGTCCTTGGGGTAAATACAAATTCTTTTCATACCAATACATTATGTATTCTTTATCTCTACTGCGGATACACTGATTAACTACATCAGCTGACTAATTTTTGCTGCTGCCAAGTTGGTAACAAGTTGTGATTTGTATTGGTGGCTATTCGTTGTTGCAATTTACGAATTATTTATGGTTTGATTTTGTTAGTCCTTGTCTATTAACGCTATATGGAATGCATGTTTTTTTTCGTATAGATTGTTTTGATAAGATTTGTCTTAGGTTTTCACAATTGCTGCAGCGGTGGTGGGTTAAATTTTAGAGAAATGGCAAGACAATCTAGTATTATCAAATTAAAAGGTACTATCGGGGATATTACCTTTTACAAAAGTAAGGACGGGTATTTGGCCCGTCAGAAAGGTGGCGTGGATCGGGATCGTATTATGAACGATCCGAAATTTCAGCGTACACGTGAGAATGCCCAGGAGTTTGGAAGAGCGGGGAAAGCGAGTAAGGCTTTGTGTACGGCGATTCGACCGGTATTGAATAAGACGCAGGATTCGCGTATGATTTCGCGCTTGGTTAAGAAAATGATGGCGGTGATCAAAGCGGATGCGGTGAGTGATCGTGGTCAGCGTAATGTGCTGGACGGTGAATTGATTTTACTGCAGAGTTTTGACTTCAATGGAAATGCGAGCTTATCAGCGACAGTGTATGCTCCTTTTACATTTGAAATTGATCGTTTGGGTGGAGTAATGGATGTTAATGTGTCGAGCTTTAATCCGAGAAGTCAAATTGTTGCTCCTGGTGGGACGACGCATTTTCGCTTTATTTCTGCTGGTGTAGAAGTCGATTTTGAGAACGAGACCTTTGTTCTGGCTCAATCAAGTACGGCTGAATTACCTTATGACAACGTAAATACGGCTCTGACGATGTTAAGCAATGACCTTGGGGTACCGGGGTCAACTAAGCCGCTGTTTTTGGTGTTCGGTATTGAATTCCTTCAGCAGGTGAATGGTTCGTTCTATTCCTTGAATAATGGTGCTTTTAACGCGCTGAATTTGGTTGCTGTAGATACGGGCGTGTAATGGTTGTACGATTATTGCGGACTTATCATGGTCAGGGTACTAATGGTGAGATTTGGATCGGTGGTGAATTTGTGTGTTATGCGATTGAGTTGCCCTGGTTAGATAATGTCCGTAGTAATTCTTGCATTCCGGAAGGAATGTATCCGTTGACGAAGCGGTACAGTAAGCGGTTTAAGTGGCATGTGTTGCTAAAGGATGTTGATGGACGTAGTGAGATTTTGTTTCATCCTGCTAATGATGCTTTAAGTGAATTGAGAGGTTGTATTGCACCTG encodes the following:
- a CDS encoding DUF5675 family protein produces the protein MVVRLLRTYHGQGTNGEIWIGGEFVCYAIELPWLDNVRSNSCIPEGMYPLTKRYSKRFKWHVLLKDVDGRSEILFHPANDALSELRGCIAPVNQLTGIGKGLESVKAFNRFKEMVYASIDAGDSVFLEIKRKGDL